A single genomic interval of Lentimicrobium saccharophilum harbors:
- a CDS encoding BACON domain-containing protein, translating to MKITYTLLLSLLFAAASVFAQDSIVKPAVVGHGTLIGVTPPLRDLPPLTQSEWDEMEAKAHEKLLNPKLRTRTYPYAETALPKGPDGVWQKTMGTNKAMQSDPIVNFQGQTSPYFPPDENGTAGPNHYMQTVNTTYAIYSKTGTLLAGPTNMNLLFGSVPGSNCNDGDPIILYDEMADRWMAAEFSLCGSPDRMLVAVSATNDPTGSWYQYSFNMGGMPDYEKFGIWPDGYYMGTNTSNNTDIYVFEREVMLNGGTNPKMVSFDNPWRPGSVDGFMMVPPVDNDGPAAPAGSPGIFIAHQDDAFGGSADQLWIYELDVDWTTTSNSTFTRVQQINVEPFDSNFGNNWNNIKQPGTSQELDAIPQVIMNVPQYRNFGSYQTIICCHTVDVDATDHAGIRWYELRRTSGDWTIRQQGTYAPDEHSRWMGSIMLNGSNELALGYSVSSSSVYPGIRYTGQTAEEYAQASGIMDVPEGIIWEGTASQTGANRWGDYSLLSVDPADDETFWYTNQYVSGGQRTRIASFNIGPLGPNASFIANNTLPCIDETVNFTDISTGGPVSWSWSFLPNTVTFVEGTSSNSQNPRVQFNALGSYSVTLSATNAGGSNAVTQTNYITVNEANAAFSATPQNIVVNNPVQFIDESTCDVTSWDWNFGEGAEPATATGPGPHQVIYVTTGTKTIALTVNGNNTMTRTDYINVIPDSFNMSNITINTCSGTFYDAGGPSQNYGNNLNQTMVFRSAIPGNQLRVEFTGFELESSANCANDYLSVHNGLTPFAPQLGKWCGSDTPGVITSDNGSGALTFVFRSNASGNYPGWMATISCFSPVTAPQTFTATALSDSEIGLEWQKNAENNDVLIAWSEAGIGQPVNGTTYTTGEALPGGGTVLYTGSLNEFTHSGLNALTTYNYKAFSMTPAMDYSPGLEASATTLNAPPTLAVSPVNIEVDENQGNASFTVTSNSLWSAVSDAEWCTVTPSGNGNGAIEAVYEANEMAAPRVAAITVTVAGLDPQTVTLTQTGAAPTLNASPLTFQVGAEAGSVQSSVTSNTTWTAVSNQPEWCTVTPAGSGNGTVDIQYTENSWAAVRTATITLTAEGTSPVELILMQDGAEAFLTVEPLALQVSADAGVAEVSIQANFEWIAGSDAGWCTAEPQTGNGTGTLTLNYQENAVIEARTAIITITGNSLEQTVTLTQEAAAPSLDVTPLIAEVSYEAGSFDFIITANVDWSAAADSAWLNVTGTGSGNGVLSAVYQANPNSGSRTSIITVNAAGLDPQQVSVIQDGTGLGIVENGSESIRIYPNPAKDEFIVEVNPADFPEFKVQLLNLTGTEILSKQCSGKEKYVIDISTVKSGSYMIRINSGEKMINHVMVIMK from the coding sequence ATGAAAATAACCTATACCCTGCTATTGTCACTTTTATTTGCTGCCGCATCTGTATTTGCGCAGGACAGCATTGTAAAGCCTGCCGTGGTCGGTCACGGAACCCTGATTGGCGTCACCCCGCCGCTTCGCGACCTGCCTCCGCTTACCCAGTCGGAGTGGGATGAAATGGAAGCCAAAGCACATGAAAAGCTGCTGAATCCCAAACTGCGCACCAGAACATATCCCTATGCCGAAACTGCATTGCCCAAAGGGCCTGACGGCGTGTGGCAGAAAACCATGGGAACAAACAAGGCCATGCAAAGCGATCCCATCGTGAATTTTCAGGGGCAGACTTCTCCTTATTTTCCCCCTGACGAGAATGGTACGGCCGGGCCTAACCATTACATGCAAACGGTGAACACCACTTATGCCATCTATTCCAAGACAGGCACTCTGCTGGCAGGTCCGACCAATATGAACCTGCTGTTCGGCAGTGTTCCCGGGTCCAACTGCAACGATGGCGACCCCATTATTTTGTACGATGAAATGGCCGACCGCTGGATGGCCGCCGAATTTTCGCTCTGCGGCTCGCCCGACAGGATGCTGGTTGCAGTGTCCGCCACCAACGACCCCACAGGCAGCTGGTATCAATACTCCTTTAACATGGGCGGCATGCCCGACTACGAAAAATTCGGCATCTGGCCCGATGGGTATTACATGGGGACAAACACCTCGAACAATACCGATATTTATGTTTTTGAGCGTGAAGTGATGCTGAACGGCGGCACCAATCCAAAAATGGTGTCTTTCGACAATCCCTGGAGACCGGGATCGGTTGACGGTTTTATGATGGTCCCCCCGGTTGACAACGACGGACCGGCTGCTCCGGCAGGATCTCCCGGAATCTTCATCGCCCATCAGGACGACGCTTTCGGCGGAAGCGCTGACCAGCTCTGGATCTATGAACTGGATGTGGACTGGACAACCACGTCGAACTCGACGTTTACGAGGGTTCAGCAGATCAACGTGGAACCTTTCGACAGCAACTTTGGCAACAACTGGAACAACATCAAACAGCCGGGAACCAGTCAGGAGCTCGACGCCATTCCCCAGGTAATAATGAATGTGCCCCAGTACCGCAATTTCGGTTCTTACCAGACCATTATATGCTGCCATACCGTTGATGTTGACGCAACCGATCACGCCGGTATCCGCTGGTATGAGTTGCGCAGGACTTCGGGCGACTGGACCATCCGCCAGCAGGGCACTTATGCCCCGGATGAACATTCACGCTGGATGGGCAGTATTATGCTGAACGGATCCAATGAACTTGCGCTGGGATATTCCGTTTCAAGCAGCAGCGTCTATCCAGGCATCCGTTATACCGGACAAACGGCTGAAGAATATGCACAGGCCAGCGGCATCATGGATGTTCCCGAAGGGATTATCTGGGAAGGTACGGCCTCGCAAACAGGCGCCAACCGCTGGGGCGACTACTCCCTGCTGAGCGTTGATCCCGCCGATGATGAAACTTTCTGGTACACCAATCAGTATGTAAGCGGCGGACAGAGGACACGTATTGCATCCTTCAACATCGGCCCGCTGGGACCGAATGCATCGTTTATCGCCAACAATACCCTGCCATGCATCGATGAAACCGTAAACTTTACCGATATCAGCACCGGCGGCCCCGTTTCATGGAGTTGGTCATTCCTTCCCAACACGGTGACTTTTGTGGAAGGCACCAGCAGCAATTCGCAGAACCCCCGGGTGCAGTTCAACGCACTCGGAAGCTATTCGGTTACGTTATCGGCCACCAATGCCGGCGGGAGCAACGCGGTTACCCAGACCAACTACATTACGGTGAACGAAGCCAATGCGGCATTTTCAGCCACGCCCCAGAACATCGTGGTGAACAATCCGGTGCAGTTCATTGACGAATCCACCTGTGATGTAACCTCCTGGGATTGGAATTTCGGGGAAGGCGCCGAACCGGCCACAGCCACCGGGCCGGGACCTCATCAGGTGATTTATGTTACCACAGGGACCAAAACCATTGCGCTCACCGTGAACGGCAACAATACCATGACGCGTACCGACTACATCAATGTGATTCCGGACTCCTTCAACATGAGCAACATCACCATCAATACATGCAGCGGAACATTTTACGATGCAGGAGGTCCCTCTCAGAATTATGGCAACAACCTGAACCAGACCATGGTATTCAGATCGGCCATACCCGGCAACCAGCTGAGGGTTGAGTTTACCGGGTTTGAGCTTGAGAGCAGCGCCAACTGCGCCAATGATTACCTGTCGGTACACAACGGGCTGACGCCCTTTGCGCCACAGCTCGGTAAATGGTGCGGCAGCGACACCCCCGGCGTCATCACTTCCGACAACGGCAGCGGTGCGCTTACATTCGTTTTCAGAAGCAATGCCAGCGGAAACTACCCCGGATGGATGGCAACCATCTCCTGCTTCAGTCCGGTAACCGCCCCGCAAACCTTTACAGCCACAGCCCTGAGCGATTCGGAAATCGGTCTTGAATGGCAGAAGAATGCCGAAAACAACGATGTACTGATCGCCTGGTCGGAAGCCGGGATCGGACAACCCGTCAACGGAACCACCTATACCACGGGCGAAGCGCTGCCCGGCGGCGGAACCGTATTGTACACGGGTTCACTAAATGAATTTACACACAGCGGTTTGAATGCGCTGACCACTTATAACTACAAGGCATTTTCAATGACCCCGGCAATGGACTATTCACCGGGTCTGGAAGCCTCGGCCACCACCCTGAATGCCCCGCCTACCCTGGCCGTTTCTCCTGTCAACATCGAAGTGGATGAAAATCAGGGAAATGCTTCCTTTACCGTGACCAGTAACTCGTTATGGAGTGCCGTGTCCGATGCTGAATGGTGCACCGTTACCCCATCAGGTAACGGAAACGGCGCCATTGAAGCCGTTTATGAAGCCAATGAAATGGCTGCACCGAGGGTGGCCGCCATCACCGTCACCGTTGCCGGGCTTGATCCCCAGACTGTAACCCTTACCCAGACCGGGGCAGCACCCACACTCAATGCCAGTCCGCTCACCTTCCAGGTCGGCGCCGAAGCAGGAAGCGTCCAAAGCAGTGTAACTTCAAACACCACCTGGACAGCCGTCAGCAACCAGCCTGAATGGTGTACGGTAACCCCTGCCGGATCGGGCAACGGAACTGTTGACATTCAATATACGGAAAACAGCTGGGCTGCGGTACGCACGGCCACCATCACCCTGACGGCCGAAGGCACCAGCCCCGTGGAGCTGATACTGATGCAGGACGGAGCCGAGGCTTTCCTTACCGTGGAACCACTGGCACTTCAGGTGAGCGCGGATGCCGGTGTTGCTGAGGTTAGTATTCAGGCCAATTTCGAGTGGATTGCCGGATCGGACGCCGGCTGGTGCACCGCTGAACCACAGACAGGCAACGGAACCGGAACCCTGACCCTGAACTACCAGGAGAATGCTGTTATTGAAGCGCGCACCGCCATTATCACCATCACGGGCAACAGCCTGGAGCAAACGGTCACCCTTACGCAGGAAGCCGCTGCGCCGAGCCTGGACGTGACACCACTGATTGCCGAAGTATCATACGAAGCCGGATCTTTCGACTTTATCATCACGGCCAATGTTGACTGGTCGGCAGCCGCCGACTCGGCCTGGCTGAATGTTACCGGCACCGGCAGCGGCAACGGGGTATTGTCGGCTGTATACCAGGCTAACCCCAATTCCGGATCAAGAACCAGCATCATTACGGTGAATGCAGCCGGACTTGATCCGCAGCAGGTATCGGTAATCCAGGACGGTACCGGATTGGGCATAGTTGAAAACGGCAGCGAATCCATCAGAATTTATCCCAACCCCGCAAAGGACGAGTTTATAGTGGAGGTTAATCCTGCCGATTTCCCCGAATTTAAGGTACAACTGCTGAACCTTACGGGTACCGAAATACTCTCGAAACAATGCAGCGGCAAGGAAAAATATGTGATTGACATCAGCACGGTGAAATCAGGATCCTATATGATCCGCATCAATTCCGGCGAAAAAATGATCAATCATGTTATGGTGATTATGAAATAA
- the glyA gene encoding serine hydroxymethyltransferase yields MKKDKQVFDLIKQEKERQMHGIELIASENFVSQQVLDAMGSVLTNKYAEGYPGKRYYGGCQIVDQTEQLAIDRAKALFGAEWANVQPHSGAQANMAVLMTVLKPGDTFMGLNLAHGGHLSHGSPVNSSGILYKPVAYGVEEETGTINYDKMEAVALETRPKLIIAGASAYSRDWDYKRMRAIADKIGALLLADVAHPAGMIARGLLNDPIPYCHFVTTTTHKTLRGPRGGMILMGKDFENPWGLKTPKGEIKMMSALLDSAVFPGVQGGPLEHVIASKAVAFGEALSDEFMEYIIQVKKNAQVMAKAFVDKGYHVISGGTDNHLMLIDLRSKFPDLTGKVAENTLVKADITINKNMVPFDSRSPFTTSGIRVGTPAITTRGLKEEHMGIIVNLIDEVLSNPEDETVVDAVRLKVNELMSSFPLFAW; encoded by the coding sequence ATGAAAAAAGACAAGCAGGTTTTTGACCTCATCAAGCAGGAGAAAGAGCGTCAGATGCATGGCATTGAGTTGATTGCTTCTGAAAATTTTGTCAGCCAGCAGGTGCTCGATGCCATGGGTTCGGTACTTACCAACAAATACGCCGAAGGATATCCCGGAAAACGTTATTATGGTGGTTGTCAGATTGTTGACCAAACAGAGCAACTGGCCATTGACCGCGCCAAGGCGTTGTTTGGTGCTGAATGGGCCAATGTGCAGCCCCACTCGGGCGCCCAGGCCAATATGGCTGTGCTGATGACCGTGCTGAAACCCGGCGATACCTTTATGGGGCTGAACCTGGCGCATGGCGGACACCTTTCGCATGGATCGCCCGTGAACTCATCGGGTATCCTTTACAAACCGGTTGCTTACGGTGTGGAAGAGGAAACCGGCACCATCAACTATGACAAGATGGAAGCCGTGGCCCTGGAGACCAGGCCCAAACTTATCATTGCCGGCGCTTCAGCCTACTCACGCGACTGGGATTATAAGCGCATGCGGGCAATTGCCGACAAGATCGGCGCCCTGTTGCTTGCCGATGTGGCCCACCCCGCCGGAATGATTGCGCGCGGCCTGCTCAATGATCCTATTCCTTACTGTCACTTTGTAACCACCACCACCCACAAAACACTTCGCGGCCCCCGCGGCGGTATGATCCTGATGGGCAAAGACTTCGAAAATCCATGGGGATTGAAAACACCCAAGGGCGAAATTAAAATGATGTCGGCCCTGCTCGATTCCGCCGTATTCCCGGGCGTTCAGGGCGGTCCGCTGGAGCATGTGATCGCTTCCAAGGCCGTTGCTTTCGGCGAGGCCCTTAGCGACGAGTTTATGGAGTATATTATCCAGGTGAAGAAAAACGCCCAGGTAATGGCCAAAGCTTTTGTTGACAAAGGCTACCACGTCATTTCCGGTGGCACCGACAACCACCTGATGCTGATCGACCTCCGTTCCAAATTCCCCGATCTTACCGGAAAGGTGGCTGAGAACACCCTGGTGAAAGCCGATATTACCATCAATAAAAACATGGTTCCCTTCGACAGCCGTTCACCGTTTACCACCTCGGGCATCCGCGTAGGAACCCCCGCCATTACCACCCGCGGCCTGAAAGAAGAACACATGGGAATTATAGTAAACCTGATTGACGAGGTACTTTCAAATCCGGAAGACGAAACGGTGGTTGATGCCGTGCGTTTAAAAGTAAATGAACTGATGAGCAGTTTTCCTCTTTTTGCATGGTAA
- a CDS encoding L,D-transpeptidase family protein has translation MRYFILLISTLGIIACSRTPDQPAGPVNRKALTRDSLRRIAEARFQDTRTASAGAIREIIETREPDDRYKARGVSLYSSVLLPKLYIENNFNLLWINHFDSIHKVEEMSAFLEDIIFHGLIPEHYHAAEIRQSLTELAKDSALIYNSTFLANLDLLLSDAWFMAASHLYFGKIDPESLEAQWGIRRDKPDIPFDRYLKTMLSQETVEEGFRHFYPPHPGYEAMVAEAKRLTTLKDGDFSIKADLKNSSLKPGDSSAYIAEIKRKLAFLGLYTPDTLTNPDKYDDRLLESVKKLQEHFGYNTDGAIGKNAFKALNMTVEQRIGQLYVNMERLRWMPDSLEHTYIQVNIADFTLDVFREGDTLLRMRTIVGKEYRETPVFNARITYLVFSPSWTVPPTIQRKDVIPEVRRNTGYLARKNMKVYDSKGRLVDPASVNWSRDGMRYTIRQSPGAQNALGKVKFMFPNKHNIYLHDTPSRNLFARDERTFSSGCIRIEKPYDLALILMSDMEGWTPERIRQAMDAGIEKTVVLKNPAGVYLTYLTAWGTKAGVIHYRTDIYNRDAEMLKALREKHTKWKT, from the coding sequence ATGAGGTACTTCATTCTATTGATTTCTACGCTGGGAATCATTGCCTGCTCAAGAACACCGGATCAGCCTGCCGGACCGGTTAACCGCAAAGCCCTGACCCGTGACAGCCTGAGGCGAATTGCGGAAGCCAGGTTTCAGGATACCCGCACGGCTTCTGCCGGCGCTATCAGAGAGATCATAGAAACAAGAGAGCCCGACGACCGGTATAAAGCCCGGGGCGTTTCACTATATTCTTCGGTACTGCTGCCAAAACTTTACATAGAGAACAATTTCAATCTATTATGGATCAACCATTTTGATTCAATCCATAAAGTGGAAGAGATGTCGGCTTTTCTCGAAGACATTATTTTCCACGGATTGATTCCTGAACACTATCATGCTGCTGAAATCAGACAATCGCTGACAGAACTGGCGAAAGACAGTGCGCTGATCTATAATTCAACTTTCCTGGCGAACCTCGATCTTCTGCTCAGCGACGCCTGGTTTATGGCGGCTTCGCACCTCTATTTCGGCAAAATAGATCCTGAAAGCCTGGAGGCGCAGTGGGGCATCAGGAGGGATAAGCCCGACATCCCCTTTGACCGCTATCTGAAAACTATGCTCAGCCAGGAAACCGTGGAAGAAGGTTTCAGGCACTTTTATCCGCCCCATCCGGGCTATGAAGCCATGGTTGCAGAAGCAAAAAGGCTCACAACGTTAAAGGACGGGGATTTCAGCATCAAAGCCGACCTGAAAAACAGCTCTCTTAAACCCGGAGACTCTTCGGCATATATTGCAGAAATTAAAAGAAAACTTGCATTTCTGGGTTTATATACGCCCGATACCCTGACAAATCCTGATAAATATGACGACAGGCTGTTGGAATCGGTTAAGAAACTTCAGGAACATTTTGGCTACAATACCGACGGCGCCATCGGGAAAAACGCGTTCAAAGCCCTTAATATGACTGTGGAGCAACGGATCGGACAGCTATATGTCAATATGGAGCGCCTCCGGTGGATGCCTGACTCGCTGGAACACACTTATATTCAAGTAAATATTGCCGATTTCACCCTGGATGTCTTCAGGGAAGGCGACACCCTGCTGCGCATGCGAACCATTGTGGGGAAAGAATACCGGGAAACCCCCGTCTTCAATGCACGCATCACCTACCTGGTATTCAGCCCTTCGTGGACGGTTCCGCCGACCATACAGCGCAAGGATGTGATTCCTGAAGTACGCAGAAATACCGGATATCTTGCAAGGAAAAACATGAAAGTCTATGATTCAAAGGGCAGGCTGGTGGATCCGGCTTCCGTCAACTGGAGCCGCGACGGTATGCGCTATACCATCAGGCAATCACCGGGAGCACAAAATGCACTCGGAAAGGTGAAATTCATGTTCCCGAACAAACACAACATTTACCTTCACGACACCCCTTCGCGCAATCTGTTCGCCCGCGACGAACGGACCTTCAGTTCAGGCTGCATCCGCATCGAAAAGCCCTATGATCTTGCCCTGATATTGATGTCGGATATGGAAGGATGGACGCCGGAACGTATCCGGCAGGCCATGGACGCCGGCATCGAAAAGACTGTCGTCCTGAAAAATCCGGCCGGGGTGTATCTCACTTACCTCACGGCCTGGGGGACAAAAGCAGGAGTCATTCATTACCGAACAGATATTTACAACCGTGATGCTGAAATGCTGAAAGCACTCAGAGAAAAGCATACCAAATGGAAAACCTGA
- a CDS encoding murein L,D-transpeptidase catalytic domain family protein, giving the protein MPVIKYLRILLLTAVCLLYVPFPSFNAQAGEPLTTGKTTEAFNLSAFADKLNPSLIRSLFERLPGFLPLASNKIITIIDFSMPSTARRLWTINLETGEVLYNTLVAHGRNTGQNIAEKFSNIPQSYQSSLGFYLTGQVYTGKHGHSLRLKGLEKNINDKAWERAIVIHGADYVSESFIKAHGRLGRSHGCPAIPPEITEDFISTIKEGSLLFIYHPGYDQRAG; this is encoded by the coding sequence GTGCCTGTTATCAAATATTTGCGCATACTGCTACTGACAGCGGTCTGCTTGTTATATGTACCATTCCCTTCGTTCAATGCGCAGGCCGGTGAACCGCTGACCACCGGAAAAACGACCGAAGCGTTCAACCTTTCTGCCTTTGCTGATAAACTCAATCCCTCGCTGATCCGGAGTTTGTTTGAGCGTTTGCCAGGCTTCCTGCCCCTGGCCAGTAACAAAATCATTACCATTATTGACTTTTCAATGCCCAGCACCGCCCGCCGTTTATGGACCATCAACCTGGAAACCGGCGAAGTCCTCTATAATACCCTGGTAGCTCACGGCAGAAATACGGGGCAAAACATCGCTGAGAAATTCTCGAACATTCCGCAATCCTATCAGAGCAGCCTGGGGTTTTATCTGACCGGCCAGGTTTATACAGGAAAACACGGACATTCACTAAGGTTAAAGGGGCTTGAGAAAAACATCAACGACAAGGCATGGGAGCGGGCCATTGTGATCCACGGGGCCGATTATGTGAGCGAATCATTTATCAAAGCGCACGGCCGGCTGGGACGCAGCCACGGATGCCCGGCAATCCCGCCCGAAATCACCGAAGATTTCATCAGTACCATCAAAGAGGGATCCCTGCTTTTTATCTACCATCCAGGATATGATCAACGGGCCGGCTGA
- a CDS encoding DUF2846 domain-containing protein, with protein sequence MNRIFFTGMAAFMLLSLFVSGQNKSSIVLYRENIYQGSVVTYKINVNDTLLIRLKNASFYSFDATPGDYTFRINKSVQPDLTLKVEEDRIYYIRMGLKMTFWSSVPELILVDSVSALPVIRSGELRELDGRNIPVDRPDHRIGISLGVGFGFENFPMFTTVDGDDSKVSFGGGLGAGIRYGYEFSRHFDLAVEAIYQSSGLRPYLKNANTNFNRFIVSVTPSVIIPIDGGDAMRIKLGAGPDLFLSPELKIKGSKVDGGFDDNWSYGGTAGFHVTGIFEMNPSEKWSVIYGLKYYNAAYKFESGGGYAPMDNQLRTPDGSGIDLLFGFNYHF encoded by the coding sequence ATGAATCGGATCTTTTTTACCGGAATGGCGGCATTCATGCTGCTTTCTTTGTTTGTAAGCGGACAGAACAAAAGCAGCATCGTGCTTTACCGGGAGAACATCTACCAGGGATCAGTGGTAACCTATAAAATTAACGTTAACGACACATTGCTGATCCGGCTGAAGAATGCATCCTTTTATTCATTCGATGCGACACCTGGCGATTATACCTTCCGGATCAATAAATCCGTGCAACCGGATCTGACCCTGAAAGTGGAAGAGGACCGCATATACTATATCCGGATGGGGCTGAAGATGACTTTCTGGTCGTCGGTGCCCGAGTTAATCCTTGTTGACAGCGTTTCAGCGCTTCCGGTTATCCGGAGCGGGGAGTTGCGCGAACTGGATGGCCGCAATATACCTGTCGACCGGCCTGATCACCGGATCGGCATCAGCCTTGGCGTCGGATTCGGGTTTGAAAATTTCCCGATGTTTACCACCGTTGACGGGGACGATTCAAAGGTCAGTTTCGGAGGTGGTTTGGGCGCTGGGATCCGATATGGCTATGAGTTCAGCAGGCATTTCGACCTGGCTGTTGAAGCAATTTACCAGAGCAGCGGCCTGAGGCCTTACCTGAAAAACGCCAATACCAATTTCAACCGCTTCATTGTCTCTGTCACCCCTTCGGTCATTATTCCGATTGACGGAGGTGATGCCATGCGGATCAAACTGGGCGCGGGTCCGGATCTTTTCCTGTCTCCTGAACTGAAAATCAAGGGAAGTAAAGTTGATGGCGGTTTTGATGATAACTGGAGTTATGGAGGTACGGCCGGATTTCATGTAACGGGCATATTTGAAATGAACCCCTCCGAAAAATGGTCGGTCATCTATGGGTTGAAGTATTACAATGCTGCGTATAAATTTGAATCCGGAGGTGGGTATGCGCCAATGGACAATCAGTTGAGGACTCCGGATGGATCCGGTATAGATCTTTTATTCGGCTTCAATTACCATTTTTAG